CGCATCCGCACCGCGACCGGCGAGGAGCTGTGGGTCCGCGACGAGGCGAGCCCGTCTCACGGTCGGGACGGGACGCGATACCGCGGGGTGCTCTACGACGTCACGTCGGAGCACGAAACACAGCAGGCGCTCCGCGCCCTGGAGGAGCGGTTCCGGCGACTCGTCGAGCAGACACCGGGCATCACCTACATCGAGGACGCGGCGACCGAGGAGACCCTCTACATCAGCCCGCAGGTCGAAGACGTCTACGGGTACACGCCTGAGGAGTGGATGGCCGACGCCGGGCTCTGGGCGCGTTCGCTGCACCCCGACGACCGGGCGTGGGTCGTGGCGGACAACGCCGCCGACACCGAAGGTGTGTGGAGCGTGGACTACCGGTCCGTCACCAGGGACGGTCACACGATCTGGGTGCACAACGAGGCCGTGTTGATCCGCGACGACGGCGGCGCGCCGCTCTTCTGGCAGGGGCTCGTGCTCGACATCACCGAGCGCAAGGAGGCCGAGGCAAGGCTGCGCGAGGCCGAGGAACGGTACCGCCGGCTCGTCGAGCAGCTGCCGGCGGTGGTCTACATCGACGCGGTCGACGAGTTGGCGACCGCGCGATACGTCAGTCCGCAGTACCAGCGCCTCACCGGATACACGCCCGCCGAACGGATGGCCGACCCCGCGATGTGGATGAGGATGATCCACCCCGACGACCGCGAGCGCGTGGTCGCGGAGTCCAACCGCACGAACGAGACGGGAGAGGCCTACGACATCGAGCATCGTATCGTCCGCAAGGACGGGCGGGTCGTCTGGGTGCACGACCACGCCTTCCTGGTCCGTTCGGCCGATGGCGACGACGTGTGGCAGGGCGTGCTCACCGACATCACCGATCGCAAGCTCACGGAGGACGCCCTGACCACGAGGGACCGCATCCTCGAGGCGGCGGGGTACGCGGCGGAGCGCTTCCTGCGCGCGCCCTCGTGGCGGGATTGCATCGACGACGTGCTCGCCCGGCTCGGTCTCGCCGGTTCGGCCACGCGGGCGGCGGTGTTCGAGAACCTCGACCGGCCCTTCGGCCCGCACGCGTCGCTGCGGCACGCATGGGTCGCCGACGACGCACCCACCGCCATCGACCGCCCGTCGTCCGGATCCCACCCCTACGGGGAGGGCCACGCCCGTTGGGTCGAGACGCTGGGCGCCGGCGATGCGATCCACGGTCCGGTGGCAGACCTCCCCGAGCCCGAACGAAGGACGCTCGCCGACGCCGGCATCCGGTCCACGATCGTCATGCCGGTGCACGTGCAGGGCGAGTGGTGGGGATACATCTGCTTCGACGAGAGCGACGAGGATCGGGCCTGGCAGCCCGCCGAGGTCGACGCGATCCGGGTGGTCGCCAACACCCTCGGTGCCGCGATCGAGCGGGAACAGGGCGCCCGGCGCCTCGGCGAGGCCGAGGAGCGCTATCGAGCGATCGTGGAGCACGTCCCGGCCGCGATCTACCTCGACCGGGCCGACCGCTCGATGCACACGATCTATGTCAGCCCCCAGGTCGAGGAGATCACTGGGTTCACGCCCCAGGAATGGATCGACGAACCCGACCTGTGGCTGACGATCATGGCGCCGGAAGACCGTCCCGAGGCGGAGCGCACCTACCTCGCGTCGGTGACGTCGAAGCAACCATGGAAGGCCGAGTACCGGGTCAACACGCGCGATGGCCGCACGATCTGGTTGCACGACGAGACCACGTTCGTCACCGACGCGGACGGAGAACCACTCTTCCTTCAGGGGGTGCTCATGGACATCACCGAGCGGAAGCTCGCGGAGCAGGCCCTGCGGGACTCGGAGCGCCGCGAGCGCGACGCCGCCGAGCGGCTCCGCGCCCTCGACGAGATGAAGAACACGTTCCTCGCGGCAGTTTCGCACGAGCTCCGGAGCCCGCTCACGTCGATCCTGGGGCTGTCGCTGACCCTCGAGCGCGCCCCCGGGATGACCCCGAACGACCGTGAGGACCTGCTCGTGCGCCTCGCGTTCAATGCGCGCAAGCTCGACCGGCTGCTGAAGGATCTGCTCGACATCGACCGACTCAACCGCGGGATCGTCGAGCCCCAGTACCGGACGGTCGACGTCGCAGCCCTCACGCGTCGGAGCGTCGAAAGCCTCGACACGACCGCGGGCCGCGTGATCGAGTTCGACACACCGCCGCTCGTGCTCACGATCGACCCCCCCAAGCTCGAGCGCATCGTCGAGAACCTGGTCGCCAACGCGGTGCGGCACACCCCGACGACCAGCCGCATCTGGGTCCGACTGGAGCCGGTCGAGGGAGGGGCCCTGCTCAGCGTCGAGGACGACGGTCCAGGCGTACCCGCCGAGCTCCGCGACGCCGTCTTCGAGCCGTTCCGTCAGGGGCCCACGGCGACGCCACACTCACCCGGGACCGGGATCGGCCTTTCCCTCGTCGCTCGCTTCGCGGAGCTGCACAGCGGGCGTGCGTGGGTCGACGAACGCCCCGGCGGCGGTGCCGCGTTCCGCGTCCTCCTGCCGTCGGCTCCCGGCACCGGCCCGATGCCGGACCCCTGCCCCGACGAGGACGCCGCCGACACGCAGACGGCCGACGCGGTCTGACCCCCGCGCTAACCGTCGTCGGGCCGGTCGGCGTCGAGGTCGGGCTCGTCGACGAGGCGCTTGCGGACCGCCGCCACCAGCCCTTCCCCTCGCGCCCTCGCACGGCGCCGCTGCTCGTCCATCGCCTGCCTCGCTTCTTCGGGGTCGATCTCCCGCGTGAGGTCCGCCTCGATCACGTCGTGCCGGTCGAGCGCGCTCGAGACCACGGCCTGCACGATCGCGGCGACGGGCAGCGCGATGAGCGCCCCGATCAACCCGGCGATGCTGGCTCCGGCGATCGCGCACCCGAACGCGACCGCGGCGTGCAGCTCCATCGTCTTCGCCGTGATGCGCGGGCTGAGCACGTAGTTCTCGAGCTGCTGGTACAGGGTGAAGAACACGAGCAGGATCAACGCCTTCCACGGGCTCTCGACGACGGTGACGAGGAGCGGCAAGGCCATCGCGATGTAGGTGCCCACGGTCGGGATGAACTGGGAGACGAGCCCCATCCATAGCGAGAGCGGAACGGCGAAGGGGATCTCGAGGACCGACAGCACGATGAAGGTCGCCACACCGGAGACGAGGGCGAGCAAGAGCCGGGAGTACAGGTACGCCCCGGTCTTCTCGATCGCGACCTCCCAGATCCACAGCACGTGCTGCTGGCGGGCGGGCGGCAGGACCGAGAGCACCGTGCGGCGGAAGCGCGGCCCGTCGGCGGTGAAGTAGAACGTGAACAGCCCAACCGTCAGGAGCATGAAGATCGCGCCGACCAGCGACGACGCGAACCCGAAGACGTTGCCGGCGATGTTGGTCGCGAACCCCGCGAGGTTGGAGTCGGCGTTCTTGAGTTGATCCTCGATCGTGGCCTGCGAGATCTCGACGTTGAACCACCGCTCGGTGTATCCGCTGACGTTCGTCAGGATGTCCGGCGCCGCGTCGATCAAGGCTCGCAGTTGGTCGACGACCAACGGGATCATCATCCCGACCATCACGATCGAGACGACCGCGATCGCGAACAGGATGGCACCCGTCGCCAGGCCCCGACGCCAGCCCCGCCGTGCGAGCCAGTCGACCGCCGGCTCGAGCGCGAACGACGCGAACAGGGCCACGAGCACCCAGGTGAGCAGGCTGGAGAGCTGGCGCAACAGCGACGTCGCCGTCATCGCGACCAGCCACACCGCGAAGATGACCCCGAGGAGCGTGAGGATCCATCGCCAGGAGGGCGGTTGGATCGTCACCGGGATCGGCCGGCGCTCCTCGGGCTCGGACGAGCCGTCGCCGGACCTCGGCTCCTGACCAGCGTTCATCGATCCTCCAGCTCCACCGCGACTGCTCCTCGCGCGGAGGATACCCCCGATGCGGGGCTACACTCGGACGACATGCAGCAGCGCGATCACAACCCTCGCGACCGCAGGTTGCACCTGCCGATCGTGTCGGTGTCGAACGGTGAGGCCCCGGCCGGCGTGAACACCCGCGGCGAGCGCAAGCCGGCCTGGCTCAAGGTGCGCCTCCGGAGCGGTCCCAACGCCTCGGAGCTGCGGACGATCATGCGGGGGCTCGACCTGCACACCGTCTGCGAGGAAGCGATGTGCCCGAACATCCATGAGTGCTGGGAGGACCGCGAGGCCACGTTCCTGATCCTCGGCGATCGGTGCACGCGTCGATGCGGGTTCTGCGACGTGATGACGGCCAGGCCTGCGGAGGTCGACGCGGACGAGCCCACACGCATCGCGGAGGCCGTCGCGCGGATGGGTCTGCGCTTCGTCGTGCTCACCGGCGTCGCCCGGGACGACCTCCCCGACGGGGGTGCCGCGATCTGGGCGGAGACGGTGCTTCGGGTCAAGGAGGCGATGCCCGACGCCGGTGTCGAAGTGCTGCCGAGCGATTTCAAGGGCGGGGAACGCGACATCACCACGGTGCTCGATGCGGGGCCCGACGTGTTCGCGCACAACCTCGAGACCGTGCGTCGCTTGCACGATCGCATCCGTCCCGCGTTCGGCTACGACCGATCGCTCGAGGTGCTCCGCATCGCGAAGCGGGTGCGACCCGGCCAGGTCACGAAGTCGAACCTGATCCTTGGCATGGGTGAGCGGCCCGACGAAGTGGCCGAGGCGATGCACGACCTCGTGGGCGCCGGATGCGACATCCTCACGATGGGCCAGTACCTGCAGCCCACCCCGCACCATCTGCCGGTCGACCGATGGGTGCACCCCGACGAGTTCGTGTCGCACGCACGGAAGGGTGAGGCCATGGGCATCGCCCACGTGGAGGCGGGTCCACTCGTGCGCTCGAGCTACCACGCCGGGGCTCAGTACCGGCGAGCGCTCGAGCGCGGGCTCGTGACCACCGGAGGCTGACCGCAGCCCAACGGCGGACGTGGAGGAGCCGGCCTGTAAGCCGGATCCTGTGCGCGGGACTCTGGCCCCGCCGGCGACCATCTCTCTCGACGACGCCGGAAACGTCGCCGCCGGGCCGTTCTCCGGCCCGGTGCGGCCTACCCGGCAGCTCGGACGGGCCGTCCTCGAACGCTGCCTGCTCGGCCTTGCTCCGGGTGGGGGTTGCCAGCCGCGACGGTCGCCCGCCGCGCTGGTGCGCTCTTACCGCACCGTTTCACCCTTGCCTGGAACGGCTCGCGCCGCCCCAGGCGGTCTGCTCTCTGTTGCCCTGTCCGCGAGGTCGCCCCCGCCTGGCTCTCGCCAGCACCCTGCCCTTCGGAGTCCGGACTTTCCTCGAGCGATCGAGATCGCCCGCGGCCGCCCGGCCGGCTCCTCCACGACCGAGGATACCCTCGCCGTAGACTGCGGGCCTGACGATGCGACGGCCGATCGCCCTCCTCATGCTCGGGTCAGTGCTGGTGGCGGCCTGTTCGAGCTCGCCCGATGGACCGGCAGACCCGGTACCGGCCGCCGAGTTACGCGGCACGCCCGCCCTGCTCCAGGCCCAGGTCCGGGGGGCGACACTCGGATTCGTCGAGGCTTATCGCGCCACGGTGATCGGGGGCGACGACCTGGAGGCGATCGCGGCCACGCCCTTGATGCGCCGGTTCGCGTACTGGCTCGGCGTCACGAACGCCGCGTTCCCCGGAGAGATCACCGCCACGTCCGTCGTGAGCGCCGTCGGGCCCGCGACCGTGGTGGGTGCGAACGACCGCGTGCTCGAGGTCGAACTCGCCGCTCAGGTCGATGTCGCCGCGCAACCGACCGACGGCGGCGACCCGCTCGAGTTCACCGTGCCGCTCGACGGGCCGGTCCGTTTCGCTGCGACCGAGCCGGGCGCCTGGCGGGTGATCGATTTCGTCCGGTTCGGGGTGCCCGTGAGCGGGGCGTTCGTGCCGCTCGACCTCCCCTACGAGCGGCCGGGCGTCCGGATCACGCTCGATTCCTTCGGGGGCGTCCCGACGTGGAGCTTCTTCGTGCGAGTCGCGGCGACCGGCCCCAAGGTGCTCAGCCTCTCCGAATCGGACGTCACCCTCGTCGGCCCCGACGGGAGGGTGGTCGGAGAGGCGATCGAGGTCTCTGCTCCCCTGCTCGAGGTCGCTCCCGGCGGTCGCATCGACGGTGCCCTGTCGTTCGAGCCGCTCGACGACGTCCGGGAGGTTTCTCTGCGCATCGACTTCGACGGCGCCGACGACCCGGAACCACTCGAGATCCCGCTCCGCACGCTCGTGCAGGCCGACGCCGCCGCCTGAACCCGCCCGTTCAGCGGGCCGCGAGCCAGTCGTCGACTCCCTGGTTCGCGAGTCGATCTGCTTCGGCGTTCCGCTCACGACGCACGTGCTCGAACTCGATCGAGTCGAACGCCGCGGCGAGCTCACGCACCCGCCGATGCAGGGGCTGGAGGTGCGGCGACTTCACCCGGTACCGGCCGGTGAGCTGGTTGATCAGGAGCTGGGAGTCCGATCGCAACAGCACCGCGGATGCGCCGAGCTCGCGGGCCCGTTCCAGACCCCGGATCACGGCCGTGTACTCGGCGACGTTGTTCGTGGCCTCGCCGAGACCTTCGGCCACCTCTGCCAGCACGACCCCGCTCGGGTCGGTGATCTGCGCACCTGCGCCCGCCGGGCCAGGGTTCCCACGGGAGGCCCCGTCGCAGGCGACGATCACACGACCAGGATGCGCCGGCAGTGCTCACACCTCCTGATGCCCTCGGCGCGCTTCACTCGGTCCAGCTCCACAGCCGAGAGCTGTTCGTGGCAGGCCTGGCACACTCCATCGACGAGCGCCGCCGCCCCGATGCCTTTCTTCAGCCGCCGCAGGTCCTCGTAGAGCTCGAGCACGTCGGGCTCGATCTCGGGAGCGATCGCCTCGCGCTCCGCGCCGCGCGCGGCGAGATCGGCATCGACGCGAGCGAACTCCTCCTCGGCCGCGCCGGCGGCCTCCTCCGCCTCGGTCCGTCGCGTGGTCATCTCGCGCTCGGCGACCGCCGCGTCGGCCTCGAGCTGTTCGCGGAGCTCCATCAGGGCTAGCAGCTCGTCCTCGCGATCGGATCGGCGCTTGCGGATGCTCGCGATCTCGTGCTGCAGCGCCTCGAGCTCCTTGGCGTTCACGATCGACCCGTCGTACATACGCGTCTGCTCGGCCTGCTCCTTCTGCGTCATCGAGTCGATCTCGTGTTCGAAGCGCATCTGGTCGCGCCCGAGCTCATCGAGTCGCAGGCGGAGCTCCCCGAGCCGGGCCTCCGCGGCATCGGCCGTCACACGCACCGCGGCGAGCTCGGTACCCTGCTCGAGCGTCCGGCGACGCGCGCGCAACCGGTCGATCGCGGTGTCGGCGTCCTGGAGAGCGAGCAGGCGGGGGGTCGTCATGGCACGCGAAGACTAGCCGATGCCGGCTGCGAGCCTCGAGGCATCGACCGAGCATCCCAGCGGGTGGATCGACACCGGCGGCCCGCCTCGCCGCCGGTGTCGGCCCTACGGAGGAAACTCGACGCTCTCGAACGACGAGTTCGTCGCCTGTCCCAGGAACGCCACTGCCGCCACGACCACCATCGCGATCAATGCCAGCATCAACGCGTATTCCACGGCGGTCGCGCCCCGGTCCTCCAGCACCCGGTCGCGGATCGCCGCTCGCCAGACCTGGGCTTGCGAATACAGCCGCAGGATCATGCGGGAGCTCCCTTCATGTCGGGCGGTCGTGGGGCCGGCCCAATCGCCGGTCAACCCCGCGGCCGTCTATGAGTCGGTATCGGCTCCGAGGACCTTCGTATTGAGTGCCGGGTAGGCTTCCTTCGTGCAGGCCGAAGTGGGCGGACGGGTCGCGCTGGTCACCGGGGCGGGAAGCCCGACCGGGATCGGATTCGCGTGCGCCACCGTGCTCGCCCGTGAGGGCGCCGCCGTCGCGGTCACCTCGACGACCGATCGGATCGAGGTGCGGGCGGGTGAGCTGCACGAGATGGGCGCCGAGGCCGCAGGCTTCGTGGCCGACCTCACCGACCGTGAGCAGGCTCGAGCGATGATCGATGCGGTGCTCGAGCTGTTCGGTCGCATCGACATCGTGGTGAACAACGCGGGCATGGTGAACGTCGGCATGCAGGGCCAGGCCACCGGAGCGTTCTCCGAGATGGACGATGCGAGCTGGGACCTCGACCTAACGCTCAACCTGCAGACCGCCTACAACGTCACGCGCCCGGTCGTGCCCGGCATGGTCGAACGAGGGCGGGGCCGCATCGTGATGGTCTCGTCCGCGACCGGCCCGGTCGCCGCGATCGCCGGATCGGTCGGGTACGGAGCGGCGAAGGCAGGCATGGACGGACTGATGCGCGGCCTTGCGCTCGAACTGGGGCCTTCCGGCATCACCGTGAACTCCATCGCTCCGGGCTGGATCGCGACGGGCTCCCAGACGCCCGACGAAGCCGTCGCCGGGCGGCACACACCGCTCGGCCGTTCGGGCCGCCCCGACGAGGTGGCCGAAGTCGTTGCGTTCCTCGCGAGCGAACGCGCGAGCTACCTCACCGGTCAGTCGATCGTGGTCGACGGGGGTAACACGATCCAGGAGATGAAGGGCCCGTAGCGCCCGGATGTTCCGCTTCCTGCTGCGTCCGCGCTGGATCGGACTGACGCTGTTCGCGGTCGTCGTCGTCGGGGTGTGCGTGCGGCTCGGGCTCTGGCAGCTCGACCGTCTCGAGGGGCGGCGCGATTTCAACGACCGGTACGCTTCCGGGCTCGCGAGGGCTCCGCGCCCGCTCGAGGACCTGCTCCGCGACGGAGGCGCGCTCGCCTATCGACGGGCGATCGCGATCGGTCGTTACGACACTGAGCACGAGGTGATCCTCTACGGTCGTTCCCTCGACGGCCAGGCAGGCAACCATGTGCTGACTCCGCTCGTGCTCGCCGACGGCCGAGCCGTCGTCGTCGATCGTGGATGGGTGCCGTTCGAGATGGACGAACCGCCCGTCGCCGGCGCCGCTCCGCCCGGCGAGACGGATGTCGAGGTCGAAGGGACGCTGTTCGCTCCGCAGCCCGGCGGAGCAGGAGAGATCCAGGCCGGCATGGATCGGGTGACCACGATGCGGTCGGTCGACGTCGACGCGATCGCCCGCGACGTGTCGTACGACCTGGTGCCCTGGTTCCTGCAGTTGCGATCGCAGACCCCGGGCGGCGGTGATCTCCCCGTGCCTGCGCCGCTCCCGGAGCTCGACGACGGTCCGCACCTGAGCTACGCGTTCCAGTGGTTCGCGTTCGCGACGATCGCGGCCGTCGGCTACGTGATCCTGGTGCGGCACGAGGTTGCAGACCGAAGCGCCACAGCCTCAGGGTCCGGCGTCGGGCCCGGCTGAGCGACCGCCGAGCTCGCGATCCAGGATCAAGAGTGCCGGACCGCTCTCACCCGCGAGCCTCAGCGACTCGACGATCTGGGAGACCGTGGCCTCTTCTTCCACCTGCTCGGTCGCGAACCAATCGAGGAAGGCGGCCGTGGCTCGATCTGCACCGTCGTAGAGTCCGTCGATCGATGCCGTGATCATGCGCTCGTGCGCGAGCGACGCCTCGAACACCTCCAGGGGCGATCCGGATCCGACGGGCGGGGCCTCGAGGGACCCGAGCGTCACCGCCCCGCCACGGTCGAGGATGAAGTCGAAGAACCTCATCGCGTGCTCCTGCTCCTCGGCAGCCTGGGCGCGCATCCACGTCGAGAAGCCGGGGAAGCCGCCAGCCTCGAAGTGCGCGGCCATCTGCAGGTACAGGTAGGACGACGCGAACTCCCTCCGCATCTGCTCGTTCAGCCGGGTTTCGAGATCGGGTGTCAGCACCGCGACATGCTACCCAGCGGGGTGTCAACGCGCGTCGAGCTTTCGGCCTTTGCCCCCGCCGTTCGAC
This Actinomycetota bacterium DNA region includes the following protein-coding sequences:
- a CDS encoding SURF1 family protein, translated to MFRFLLRPRWIGLTLFAVVVVGVCVRLGLWQLDRLEGRRDFNDRYASGLARAPRPLEDLLRDGGALAYRRAIAIGRYDTEHEVILYGRSLDGQAGNHVLTPLVLADGRAVVVDRGWVPFEMDEPPVAGAAPPGETDVEVEGTLFAPQPGGAGEIQAGMDRVTTMRSVDVDAIARDVSYDLVPWFLQLRSQTPGGGDLPVPAPLPELDDGPHLSYAFQWFAFATIAAVGYVILVRHEVADRSATASGSGVGPG
- a CDS encoding C4-type zinc ribbon domain-containing protein, with the translated sequence MTTPRLLALQDADTAIDRLRARRRTLEQGTELAAVRVTADAAEARLGELRLRLDELGRDQMRFEHEIDSMTQKEQAEQTRMYDGSIVNAKELEALQHEIASIRKRRSDREDELLALMELREQLEADAAVAEREMTTRRTEAEEAAGAAEEEFARVDADLAARGAEREAIAPEIEPDVLELYEDLRRLKKGIGAAALVDGVCQACHEQLSAVELDRVKRAEGIRRCEHCRRILVV
- a CDS encoding Flp family type IVb pilin; translation: MILRLYSQAQVWRAAIRDRVLEDRGATAVEYALMLALIAMVVVAAVAFLGQATNSSFESVEFPP
- the lipA gene encoding lipoyl synthase, translating into MQQRDHNPRDRRLHLPIVSVSNGEAPAGVNTRGERKPAWLKVRLRSGPNASELRTIMRGLDLHTVCEEAMCPNIHECWEDREATFLILGDRCTRRCGFCDVMTARPAEVDADEPTRIAEAVARMGLRFVVLTGVARDDLPDGGAAIWAETVLRVKEAMPDAGVEVLPSDFKGGERDITTVLDAGPDVFAHNLETVRRLHDRIRPAFGYDRSLEVLRIAKRVRPGQVTKSNLILGMGERPDEVAEAMHDLVGAGCDILTMGQYLQPTPHHLPVDRWVHPDEFVSHARKGEAMGIAHVEAGPLVRSSYHAGAQYRRALERGLVTTGG
- a CDS encoding ferritin — its product is MLTPDLETRLNEQMRREFASSYLYLQMAAHFEAGGFPGFSTWMRAQAAEEQEHAMRFFDFILDRGGAVTLGSLEAPPVGSGSPLEVFEASLAHERMITASIDGLYDGADRATAAFLDWFATEQVEEEATVSQIVESLRLAGESGPALLILDRELGGRSAGPDAGP
- a CDS encoding AI-2E family transporter, whose translation is MNAGQEPRSGDGSSEPEERRPIPVTIQPPSWRWILTLLGVIFAVWLVAMTATSLLRQLSSLLTWVLVALFASFALEPAVDWLARRGWRRGLATGAILFAIAVVSIVMVGMMIPLVVDQLRALIDAAPDILTNVSGYTERWFNVEISQATIEDQLKNADSNLAGFATNIAGNVFGFASSLVGAIFMLLTVGLFTFYFTADGPRFRRTVLSVLPPARQQHVLWIWEVAIEKTGAYLYSRLLLALVSGVATFIVLSVLEIPFAVPLSLWMGLVSQFIPTVGTYIAMALPLLVTVVESPWKALILLVFFTLYQQLENYVLSPRITAKTMELHAAVAFGCAIAGASIAGLIGALIALPVAAIVQAVVSSALDRHDVIEADLTREIDPEEARQAMDEQRRRARARGEGLVAAVRKRLVDEPDLDADRPDDG
- a CDS encoding SDR family NAD(P)-dependent oxidoreductase; the protein is MQAEVGGRVALVTGAGSPTGIGFACATVLAREGAAVAVTSTTDRIEVRAGELHEMGAEAAGFVADLTDREQARAMIDAVLELFGRIDIVVNNAGMVNVGMQGQATGAFSEMDDASWDLDLTLNLQTAYNVTRPVVPGMVERGRGRIVMVSSATGPVAAIAGSVGYGAAKAGMDGLMRGLALELGPSGITVNSIAPGWIATGSQTPDEAVAGRHTPLGRSGRPDEVAEVVAFLASERASYLTGQSIVVDGGNTIQEMKGP
- a CDS encoding ribonuclease HI family protein, whose product is MIVACDGASRGNPGPAGAGAQITDPSGVVLAEVAEGLGEATNNVAEYTAVIRGLERARELGASAVLLRSDSQLLINQLTGRYRVKSPHLQPLHRRVRELAAAFDSIEFEHVRRERNAEADRLANQGVDDWLAAR
- a CDS encoding PAS domain-containing protein, with amino-acid sequence MNPRDHTPNPDRERSTSRHDLTVVLGAVALFAIGVATGAFQVIHESLETRARGLADAAFGVLIVGCWAGGVIALLHRRHARVEQSRRTESEAKYQAMVEQVPAVAYTWDPAHEPGTVPATYISPQIERLLGFTTQQWIEDPELWGRQVHDGDLDRVLSAWHEAVEAGDRFSVEYRIRTATGEELWVRDEASPSHGRDGTRYRGVLYDVTSEHETQQALRALEERFRRLVEQTPGITYIEDAATEETLYISPQVEDVYGYTPEEWMADAGLWARSLHPDDRAWVVADNAADTEGVWSVDYRSVTRDGHTIWVHNEAVLIRDDGGAPLFWQGLVLDITERKEAEARLREAEERYRRLVEQLPAVVYIDAVDELATARYVSPQYQRLTGYTPAERMADPAMWMRMIHPDDRERVVAESNRTNETGEAYDIEHRIVRKDGRVVWVHDHAFLVRSADGDDVWQGVLTDITDRKLTEDALTTRDRILEAAGYAAERFLRAPSWRDCIDDVLARLGLAGSATRAAVFENLDRPFGPHASLRHAWVADDAPTAIDRPSSGSHPYGEGHARWVETLGAGDAIHGPVADLPEPERRTLADAGIRSTIVMPVHVQGEWWGYICFDESDEDRAWQPAEVDAIRVVANTLGAAIEREQGARRLGEAEERYRAIVEHVPAAIYLDRADRSMHTIYVSPQVEEITGFTPQEWIDEPDLWLTIMAPEDRPEAERTYLASVTSKQPWKAEYRVNTRDGRTIWLHDETTFVTDADGEPLFLQGVLMDITERKLAEQALRDSERRERDAAERLRALDEMKNTFLAAVSHELRSPLTSILGLSLTLERAPGMTPNDREDLLVRLAFNARKLDRLLKDLLDIDRLNRGIVEPQYRTVDVAALTRRSVESLDTTAGRVIEFDTPPLVLTIDPPKLERIVENLVANAVRHTPTTSRIWVRLEPVEGGALLSVEDDGPGVPAELRDAVFEPFRQGPTATPHSPGTGIGLSLVARFAELHSGRAWVDERPGGGAAFRVLLPSAPGTGPMPDPCPDEDAADTQTADAV